In Tenrec ecaudatus isolate mTenEca1 chromosome 4, mTenEca1.hap1, whole genome shotgun sequence, a single window of DNA contains:
- the OR56B4 gene encoding olfactory receptor 56B4 — protein MDITLSITNSSSFQVSEFVLLGFPGIHEWQHWLSPPLALLYLLALGANVLILITIHQEPALHQPMYQFLRVLAVVDIGLSTTIMPKILAIFWLDAKSISLPECFTQIYAIHIFVCMESGIFLCMAVDRYVAICYPLQYPSIVTDTFVVKATLFMVLRNGLLTIPVPVLAAQRHYCSRNEIEHCLCSNLGVISLACDDITINRFYQLVLAWVMVGSDMCLVFASYVLILRSILKLNSAEATSKALSTCSSHLILILFFYTAIVVVTVTHLAGRRVPLIPVLLNVLHNVMPPALNPMVYALRTQELRAGFRKVLGLGVVVSIK, from the coding sequence ATGGATATCACCCTGAGTATAACCAATAGCTCAAGCTTTCAAGTATCTGAGTTCGTCCTGTTGGGATTCCCAGGCATTCATGAATGGCAACACTGGCTCTCCCCACCACTGGCTCTGCTCTACCTCTTAGCTCTAGGCGCCAATGTCCTCATCTTGATCACTATTCACCAGGAGCCTGCCCTGCACCAGCCCATGTATCAATTCCTTCGTGTCTTGGCTGTAGTGGACATTGGCCTGTCCACCACCATCATGCCCAAGATCCTGGCCATCTTCTGGTTAGATGCCAAGTCCATCAGCCTCCCTGAATGCTTCACTCAGATTTATGCCATTCATATTTTTGTATGCATGGAGTCAGGAATCTTCCTCTGTATGGCTGTGGATAGATATGTAGCCATTTGTTATCCTCTTCAATACCCTTCCATAGTCACTGACACTTTTGTGGTCAAAGCTACACTCTTCATGGTGCTCAGGAATGGTCTGTTGACCATCCCAGTGCCTGTACTGGCTGCCCAGAGACACTACTGCTCTAGGAACGAGATTGAGCACTGTTTGTGCTCTAACTTAGGAGTCATCAGTTTGGCCTGTGATGACATAACCATTAACAGGTTCTACCAATTAGTCTTGGCTTGGGTCATGGTAGGGAGTGACATGTGTCTGGTGTTTGCTTCCTATGTTTTGATTCTTCGCTCCATCCTGAAACTGAACTCTGCTGAAGCAACATCAAAGGCCCTAAGTACTTGCAGCTCCCACCTCATCCTCATCCTCTTTTTCTATACAGCCATTGTTGTAGTAACCGTCACCCACCTGGCAGGGAGAAGGGTTCCGCTCATTCCTGTTCTcctcaatgtgctccacaatgtCATGCCTCCAGCCCTCAACCCCATGGTGTATGCCCTTAGGACCCAGGAACTCAGAGCCGGCTTCCGGAAGGTGCTTGGATTGGGTGTTGTTGTGTCCATAAAGTGA
- the OR52B2 gene encoding olfactory receptor 52B2 has product MTHTNLTVFHPAFFVLLGIPGLEAYHIWLSIPLCLMYIIAVLGNSLLMVVIITERSLHEPMYFFLSMLATTDILLSTTTVPKALGIFWLHAHEIAFDACVTQVFFVHVMFVGESAILLAMAFDRFVAICSPLRYTAVLTWSAVRRIALVIVTRSFCIIFPVIFLLKRLPFCQTNIVPHSYCEHIGVARLACADITVNIWYGFSVPIVMVIWDVILISVSYTLILRAVFRLPSQDARHKALSTCGSHLCVILMFYVPSFFTLLTHRFGRNIPRHVHIVLANLYVVMPPMLNPIVYGVKTKQIREGITHRLLDIKARCRAFPLG; this is encoded by the coding sequence ATGACTCACACCAACCTTACCGTCTTTCATCCTGCATTTTTTGTCCTACTTGGCATTCCCGGGCTAGAGGCTTACCACATTTGGCTGTCAATCCCTCTCTGTCTCATGTACATCATTGCCGTCCTGGGAAACAGCCTCCTGATGGTGGTCATCATCACTGAACGGAGCCTCCACgaacccatgtacttcttcctctccatgCTGGCCACAACCGATATCTTGCTGTCCACCACCACTGTGCCCAAGGCCCTGGGCATCTTTTGGCTCCATGCTCATGAAATTGCTTTTGATGCCTGTGTCACTCAAGTCTTCTTTGTCCATGTAATGTTTGTGGGGGAGTCAGCCATCTTGTTGGCCATGGCTTTTGACCGCTTTGTGGCTATCTGTTCCCCACTGAGATACACAGCAGTGCTAACATGGTCTGCTGTAAGAAGGATTGCCCTCGTCATTGTAACCCGGAGCTTCTGCATCATCTTCCCGGTGATCTTCTTGCTGAAGAGGCTGCCCTTCTGCCAGACCAATATTGTTCCTCATTCCTACTGTGAGCATATTGGCGTAGCCCGCTTAGCCTGTGCTGACATCACTGTCAACATCTGGTATGGCTTTTCAGTGCCCATTGTCATGGTCATCTGGGATGTGATCCTCATAAGTGTGTCGTACACACTGATCCTTCGGGCGGTATTTCGTTTGCCTTCCCAGGATGCTCGGCACAAAGCCCTCAGCACTTGCGGCTCCCACCTCTGTGTCATCCTCATGTTTTATGTTCCATCTTTCTTCACCTTATTGACTCATCGCTTTGGACGAAACATTCCTCGACATGTGCATATCGTGCTGGCCAATCTTTACGTGGTGATGCCACCGATGCTCAACCCTATTGTGTATGGTGTAAAGACTAAGCAGATCCGGGAAGGTATCACGCACCGGCTCTTGGACATCAAAGCTCGGTGCAGGGCCTTTCCTCTTGGCTGA